In the Wyeomyia smithii strain HCP4-BCI-WySm-NY-G18 chromosome 2, ASM2978416v1, whole genome shotgun sequence genome, one interval contains:
- the LOC129723304 gene encoding co-chaperone protein HscB homolog isoform X2 has product MIGSLIKNNTLFITQSAQRLSRSYCSIKSVCWSCNKPLPNDRIFFCEVCGSLQKVEHQNFFRLLDVPNTFVVNGTILSANFRQLQSILHPDKFSQKSEEEKINSLEWSSLINKAYKTLTDPLERAKYILNQEGVLIDEENTSVDPDFLSDMMDLNEQVEEADNTIKLQELAESVKSDINKLYGTLHEHFARNNLDEAKAASVRLKYLSNIDNVIKEKILKYSLE; this is encoded by the exons ATGATAGGTtcactgataaaaaataatactttGTTTATAACGCAGTCAGCGCAACGGTTATCGAGAAGTTATTGTTCAATTAAAAGCGTGTGTTGGAGTTGTAACAAACCTTTACcaaacgatagaatttttttttgtgaagtttGCGGTTCACTTCAAAAAGTTGAACACCAG AATTTCTTCAGACTGCTTGATGTACCAAACACATTTGTAGTCAATGGAACAATATTGTCAGCTAATTTTCGTCAACTGCAAAGCATACTGCATCCGGATAAGTTCAGCCAAAAATCGGAAGAGGAAAAGATAAACTCTCTCGAGTGGAGTTCATTGATAAACAAAGCTTATAAAACTCTAACTGACCCTTTAGAAAGAGCTAAGTATATTTTAAACCAAGAAGGTGTTTTGATTGATGAAGAAAATACTTCTGTGGACCCAGATTTTTTATCAGATATGATGGATCTAAATGAACAGGTAGAGGAAGCCGACAATACTATAAAGTTACAAGAGTTAGCTGAATCCGtcaaaagtgatataaataaaCTATATGGTACACTTCATGAACATTTTGCTAGAAATAATTTGGATGAAGCTAAAGCAGCGTCTGTTAGACTAAAATATTTATCAAATATCGATAATGttataaaagaaaaaatattaaaatatagtCTTGAGTAG
- the LOC129724889 gene encoding uncharacterized protein LOC129724889 — MVNYARTRVPEPNYAIGQSDDIQSDVYSASFGDALESFRSRRGLRQGDGLSCLLFNIAMETVVRREGIDTSGTIFRKSGQLLGFADNIDIMARNFETLTEMYSRLKAEANRLNTSKTKKGNSVSLPPRVLIDGDEVEMTDEFVYLGSLEDCRSNKCFVDGQLCGTCHCRRYNHATWTLLVKDQCALGFFERKVLCMIATCTVNRPNGRKSPQPTQSA, encoded by the exons ATGGTAAATTATGCACGAACACGGGTTCCCGAACCAAATTACGCGATTGGTCAGAGCGACGATATACAGAGTGATGTGTACAGTGCGAGTTTCGGGGACGCCCTCGAGTCCTTTCGATCTCGAAGAGGGTTGCGGCAGGGTGATGGGCTTTCATGTCTGCTTTTTAACATTGCCATGGAAACTGTTGTTAGAAGAGAGGGGATagacacgagtggtacgatcTTCAGAAAGTCCGGCCAGTTACTTGGGTTCGCCGACAACATTGACATTATGGCACGCAATTTTGAGACGTTGACGGAAATGTACAGCAGACTAAAGGCAGAGGCCAACCGATTGAATACGTCGAAGACGAAGAAGGGAAACTCTGTTAGCCTCCCACCACGGGTTCTAATCGACGGTGACGAAGTCGAGATGACAGATGAGTTTGTGTATTTGGGCTCACTAGAGGACTGCCGGTCTAATAAGTGTTTTGTGGATGGTCAACTTTGTGGAACG TGTCATTGTCGGCGGTACAACCATGCAACATGGACCTTGCTCGTGAAGGACCAGTGTGCCCTTGGGTtcttcgaacggaaggtgctgtgtATGATCGCAACGTGCACGGTGAATCGACCAAATGGAAGAAAATCTCCGCAGCCTACGCAATCTGCATGA
- the LOC129724888 gene encoding N-acetylglucosamine-6-sulfatase-like isoform X1, whose translation MIFRIILVSCFWASVQSAPNIVLVLTDDQDIMLKGLSPMTKTQKLIANQGATFVNAFTSSPICCPSRSSLLSGQYAHNTKVYNNSKSGGCYGVHWRETVEPETFPVLLQKHGYKTFYAGKYLNEYYSKDIPVGWDEWYGLHGNSRYFNYTLNVNGKVLFYSDEYLTDHLKNRTLEFLEKVSSSAPFFAMVSPPAPHEPFTAAYRHQDMFPNVKAVRTKNFNIPFGPLEKHWLLTMPPSPLPEQIVEEVDIIYRKRWQSLMAVDEMVAAMVNILEKRKLMANTYFIYTSDNGFHMGQFSQPYDKRQPYETDIRIPFLFRGPKLLPKTLVASPTALIDIAPTVLELAGIDIPPQIDGDSFLSKLNNMEIQERQILIEYWGEGNSETYNPECPWQRKDNLYLCSSEIACHCQDAWNNTFNCVRHLGSDMNMVYCQFKDKENFVEAYDLTNDLYQVNNIAYDMLPSIRAKYSLALNNLTECVGETCRRIY comes from the exons ATGATTTTTCGAATAATTCTGGTTTCGTGCTTTTGGGCCAGTGTTCAAAGTGCTCCAAATATTGTGTTAGTTTTAACTGATGATCAGGATATCATGCTGAAAGGTCTA AGTCCGatgacaaaaacacaaaaattgatAGCAAATCAAGGAGCTACGTTTGTGAATGCG TTTACATCGTCGCCCATATGCTGCCCATCGAGAAGTTCTCTTCTCTCCGGTCAATATGCACACAACACCAAAGTGTATAACAATTCGAAATCCGGGGGTTGCTACGGTGTGCACTGGCGTGAAACCGTGGAGCCGGAAACATTTCCTGTTTTATTGCAAAAACACGGCTATAAAACATTTTATGCTGGAAAGTATTTGAACGAATACTATTCCAAGGATATTCCCGTCGGTTGGGATGAGTGGTACGGTCTGCATGGCAATTCTCGGTATTTCAATTACACTCTTAACGTGAACGGAAAAGTGTTGTTTTACTCCGATGAGTATTTAACTGATCATCTG AAAAACCGTACGCTTGAATTTTTAGAGAAAGTTAGTTCGAGTGCTCCTTTTTTTGCGATGGTATCACCACCAGCTCCTCATGAACCTTTTACTGCAGCATACAGACATCAAGATATGTTCCCTAACGTAAAGGCTGTTAGAACAAAGAACTTTAACATTCCATTTGGTCCACTAG AAAAACACTGGCTTCTAACTATGCCACCATCGCCGTTGCCTGAACAAATAGTAGAAGAGGTAGATATCATTTATCGAAAACGCTGGCAATCTCTGATGGCCGTAGATGAAATGGTGGCCGCTATGGTGAACATACTGGAAAAGCGCAAGTTAATGGCCAATACGTACTTTATCTATACTTCGGACAACGGTTTTCACATGGGACAATTTAGTCAACCGTATGATAAGCGTCAACCTTACGAAACTgatataagaataccgttttTGTTCCGTGGCCCGAAACTTTTGCCAAAAACTTTGGTAGCATCTCCCACAGCACTTATTGACATCGCACCAACTGTTCTAGAACTAGCTGGAATCGATATACCTCCTCAGATTGATGGTGATTCATTTCTTTCCAAATTAAATAATATGGAAATTCAAGAACgacaaattttaattgaatactgGGGTGAAGGTAATAGTGAAACATATAATCCTGAATGTCCTTGGCAAAGAAAAGACAATCTCTAC CTCTGCTCATCGGAAATTGCTTGTCATTGTCAGGATGCGTGGAACAATACGTTCAATTGTGTTAGACACCTGGGAAGCGACATGAATATGGTCTATTGTCAATTCAAAGATAAAGAG AATTTCGTGGAAGCTTACGATTTGACAAATGACTTGTATCAGGTTAATAACATTGCCTACGATATGTTACCTTCAATAAGAGCAAAGTACAGTTTGGCTCTCAACAATTTAACCGAATGTGTAGGTGAAACTTGTCGTCGAATTTATTAG
- the LOC129723304 gene encoding co-chaperone protein HscB homolog isoform X1 codes for MFVLYYSVIQLANIFCLRLNKGYSILSVMIGSLIKNNTLFITQSAQRLSRSYCSIKSVCWSCNKPLPNDRIFFCEVCGSLQKVEHQNFFRLLDVPNTFVVNGTILSANFRQLQSILHPDKFSQKSEEEKINSLEWSSLINKAYKTLTDPLERAKYILNQEGVLIDEENTSVDPDFLSDMMDLNEQVEEADNTIKLQELAESVKSDINKLYGTLHEHFARNNLDEAKAASVRLKYLSNIDNVIKEKILKYSLE; via the exons atgtttgttttgtattATTCTGTCATACAGTTggcaaatattttttg CCTCAGATTGAACAAAGGATATTCGATATTATCAGTCATGATAGGTtcactgataaaaaataatactttGTTTATAACGCAGTCAGCGCAACGGTTATCGAGAAGTTATTGTTCAATTAAAAGCGTGTGTTGGAGTTGTAACAAACCTTTACcaaacgatagaatttttttttgtgaagtttGCGGTTCACTTCAAAAAGTTGAACACCAG AATTTCTTCAGACTGCTTGATGTACCAAACACATTTGTAGTCAATGGAACAATATTGTCAGCTAATTTTCGTCAACTGCAAAGCATACTGCATCCGGATAAGTTCAGCCAAAAATCGGAAGAGGAAAAGATAAACTCTCTCGAGTGGAGTTCATTGATAAACAAAGCTTATAAAACTCTAACTGACCCTTTAGAAAGAGCTAAGTATATTTTAAACCAAGAAGGTGTTTTGATTGATGAAGAAAATACTTCTGTGGACCCAGATTTTTTATCAGATATGATGGATCTAAATGAACAGGTAGAGGAAGCCGACAATACTATAAAGTTACAAGAGTTAGCTGAATCCGtcaaaagtgatataaataaaCTATATGGTACACTTCATGAACATTTTGCTAGAAATAATTTGGATGAAGCTAAAGCAGCGTCTGTTAGACTAAAATATTTATCAAATATCGATAATGttataaaagaaaaaatattaaaatatagtCTTGAGTAG
- the LOC129724888 gene encoding N-acetylglucosamine-6-sulfatase-like isoform X2 has product MTKTQKLIANQGATFVNAFTSSPICCPSRSSLLSGQYAHNTKVYNNSKSGGCYGVHWRETVEPETFPVLLQKHGYKTFYAGKYLNEYYSKDIPVGWDEWYGLHGNSRYFNYTLNVNGKVLFYSDEYLTDHLKNRTLEFLEKVSSSAPFFAMVSPPAPHEPFTAAYRHQDMFPNVKAVRTKNFNIPFGPLEKHWLLTMPPSPLPEQIVEEVDIIYRKRWQSLMAVDEMVAAMVNILEKRKLMANTYFIYTSDNGFHMGQFSQPYDKRQPYETDIRIPFLFRGPKLLPKTLVASPTALIDIAPTVLELAGIDIPPQIDGDSFLSKLNNMEIQERQILIEYWGEGNSETYNPECPWQRKDNLYLCSSEIACHCQDAWNNTFNCVRHLGSDMNMVYCQFKDKENFVEAYDLTNDLYQVNNIAYDMLPSIRAKYSLALNNLTECVGETCRRIY; this is encoded by the exons atgacaaaaacacaaaaattgatAGCAAATCAAGGAGCTACGTTTGTGAATGCG TTTACATCGTCGCCCATATGCTGCCCATCGAGAAGTTCTCTTCTCTCCGGTCAATATGCACACAACACCAAAGTGTATAACAATTCGAAATCCGGGGGTTGCTACGGTGTGCACTGGCGTGAAACCGTGGAGCCGGAAACATTTCCTGTTTTATTGCAAAAACACGGCTATAAAACATTTTATGCTGGAAAGTATTTGAACGAATACTATTCCAAGGATATTCCCGTCGGTTGGGATGAGTGGTACGGTCTGCATGGCAATTCTCGGTATTTCAATTACACTCTTAACGTGAACGGAAAAGTGTTGTTTTACTCCGATGAGTATTTAACTGATCATCTG AAAAACCGTACGCTTGAATTTTTAGAGAAAGTTAGTTCGAGTGCTCCTTTTTTTGCGATGGTATCACCACCAGCTCCTCATGAACCTTTTACTGCAGCATACAGACATCAAGATATGTTCCCTAACGTAAAGGCTGTTAGAACAAAGAACTTTAACATTCCATTTGGTCCACTAG AAAAACACTGGCTTCTAACTATGCCACCATCGCCGTTGCCTGAACAAATAGTAGAAGAGGTAGATATCATTTATCGAAAACGCTGGCAATCTCTGATGGCCGTAGATGAAATGGTGGCCGCTATGGTGAACATACTGGAAAAGCGCAAGTTAATGGCCAATACGTACTTTATCTATACTTCGGACAACGGTTTTCACATGGGACAATTTAGTCAACCGTATGATAAGCGTCAACCTTACGAAACTgatataagaataccgttttTGTTCCGTGGCCCGAAACTTTTGCCAAAAACTTTGGTAGCATCTCCCACAGCACTTATTGACATCGCACCAACTGTTCTAGAACTAGCTGGAATCGATATACCTCCTCAGATTGATGGTGATTCATTTCTTTCCAAATTAAATAATATGGAAATTCAAGAACgacaaattttaattgaatactgGGGTGAAGGTAATAGTGAAACATATAATCCTGAATGTCCTTGGCAAAGAAAAGACAATCTCTAC CTCTGCTCATCGGAAATTGCTTGTCATTGTCAGGATGCGTGGAACAATACGTTCAATTGTGTTAGACACCTGGGAAGCGACATGAATATGGTCTATTGTCAATTCAAAGATAAAGAG AATTTCGTGGAAGCTTACGATTTGACAAATGACTTGTATCAGGTTAATAACATTGCCTACGATATGTTACCTTCAATAAGAGCAAAGTACAGTTTGGCTCTCAACAATTTAACCGAATGTGTAGGTGAAACTTGTCGTCGAATTTATTAG